One Actinosynnema pretiosum DNA segment encodes these proteins:
- a CDS encoding glycosyltransferase codes for MPLAVVVVTHRSADVVADCLRSVAVALESTPDSRIVVVDNASPDNTLDVVRATAPDATVVARPANDGFGAGVNAGFAAAPGCDVLVLNPDVRLAPDAIDLLKAALAVPGTGVAVPRLEGEDGHHQLSLRRAPTPLRALGEAVLGGERAGRTPALGELVVDPRAYRAAGTADWATGAAWLISSACRADTGLLEERYFLYSEETEYMLRAGDRGHAIRFEPRARAVHLGGEQSTSPWLWSMATTNRVRMARERSGRLTAAATWFAVLLNELLRLPRHPKHRRAVADLLRWRRWPARPATATPLTPATAKARTVAARTRPATAKARPTTTEPGWVCFSAQDWWYHNRAHSDFQLMRSMARRRKVLVVNSIGMRMPTRGNSTHVARRVLRKLKSVAKFLRRPEPNFYVMSPLPLPFYGSPTLRKVNAVLVRAQVRLVCALLRLDAPVVMVTIPTAWDVVAPMRRTSLVFNRSDRHSDFPEADREAIAALERELLRNSDHVVYVSHALMAEEAPLTGERAHFLDHGVDVDHFTARPQAQWPADVRAVPGPRVGFFGALDDFVVDFDLLERVAAELPDVSLLLIGDATHPMERFAKYPNVHWLGFKPYEVIPACGSAFDVAIMPWQDNDWIRHSNPIKLKEYLALGLPVVSTEFAELDAYRDRVRAAADHAAFVAAVREALEHGAPQPADQLRASVLPYSWLSRAGVLRELAEGARTTPHHPTAG; via the coding sequence GTGCCGCTAGCCGTGGTCGTGGTGACCCACCGCAGCGCCGACGTGGTCGCCGACTGCCTCCGCTCGGTCGCCGTCGCGCTGGAGTCCACCCCGGACAGCCGGATCGTCGTCGTGGACAACGCCTCCCCCGACAACACCCTCGACGTCGTCCGCGCCACCGCCCCCGACGCGACCGTCGTCGCCCGCCCCGCCAACGACGGCTTCGGCGCGGGCGTCAACGCGGGTTTCGCCGCCGCCCCCGGCTGCGACGTCCTCGTCCTCAACCCGGACGTCCGCCTCGCCCCCGACGCGATCGACCTCCTCAAGGCCGCGCTCGCCGTCCCCGGCACCGGCGTCGCCGTCCCCAGGCTCGAAGGCGAGGACGGCCACCACCAGCTCTCCCTCCGCCGCGCCCCCACCCCCCTCCGCGCGCTCGGCGAGGCCGTCCTGGGCGGCGAGCGCGCCGGTCGCACCCCCGCCCTCGGCGAGCTGGTCGTCGACCCCCGCGCCTACCGGGCCGCGGGGACCGCCGACTGGGCCACCGGCGCCGCCTGGCTCATCTCCTCGGCCTGCCGCGCCGACACCGGCCTCCTGGAGGAGCGCTACTTCCTCTACTCCGAGGAGACCGAGTACATGCTCCGCGCGGGCGACCGCGGCCACGCCATCCGCTTCGAGCCGCGCGCCCGCGCCGTGCACCTGGGCGGCGAGCAGTCCACGTCCCCCTGGCTGTGGTCGATGGCCACCACGAACCGGGTCCGCATGGCCCGCGAGCGCTCCGGCCGCCTCACCGCCGCCGCGACCTGGTTCGCCGTGCTGCTCAACGAGCTGCTCCGCCTGCCCCGCCACCCCAAGCACCGCCGCGCCGTCGCCGACCTCCTGCGCTGGCGCCGCTGGCCCGCCCGCCCGGCCACCGCGACCCCGCTCACCCCGGCCACCGCCAAGGCCCGCACGGTTGCCGCCAGGACCCGCCCGGCCACCGCCAAGGCCCGCCCGACCACCACCGAACCCGGCTGGGTCTGCTTCTCCGCCCAGGACTGGTGGTACCACAACCGCGCCCACTCCGACTTCCAGCTCATGCGCTCCATGGCGCGCCGCAGGAAGGTCCTGGTGGTCAACAGCATCGGGATGCGGATGCCCACCAGGGGCAACAGCACGCACGTCGCCCGCCGCGTCCTGCGCAAGCTCAAGTCGGTCGCGAAGTTCCTGCGCCGCCCCGAGCCGAACTTCTACGTCATGTCCCCGCTGCCGCTGCCCTTCTACGGCAGCCCCACCCTGCGCAAGGTCAACGCCGTCCTCGTGCGCGCCCAGGTCCGCCTGGTCTGCGCCCTGCTCCGGCTGGACGCCCCGGTGGTCATGGTGACCATCCCGACCGCCTGGGACGTGGTCGCGCCCATGCGCCGCACCAGCCTGGTCTTCAACCGCTCCGACCGGCACTCGGACTTCCCCGAGGCCGACCGGGAGGCCATCGCCGCCCTGGAGCGCGAGCTGCTGCGCAACTCCGACCACGTCGTCTACGTCAGCCACGCGCTGATGGCCGAGGAGGCGCCCCTCACCGGCGAGCGCGCGCACTTCCTCGACCACGGCGTCGACGTCGACCACTTCACCGCCCGCCCGCAGGCCCAGTGGCCCGCCGACGTGCGCGCCGTGCCTGGCCCCAGGGTCGGGTTCTTCGGCGCGCTGGACGACTTCGTCGTCGACTTCGACCTCCTCGAACGGGTGGCCGCCGAGCTGCCGGACGTCTCGCTCCTGCTCATCGGCGACGCCACCCACCCCATGGAGCGGTTCGCGAAGTACCCGAACGTGCACTGGCTGGGGTTCAAGCCCTACGAGGTGATCCCGGCCTGCGGCTCGGCGTTCGACGTGGCGATCATGCCGTGGCAGGACAACGACTGGATCAGGCACTCCAACCCGATCAAGCTCAAGGAGTACCTGGCCCTCGGCCTGCCGGTGGTCTCCACCGAGTTCGCCGAGCTGGACGCCTACCGCGACCGGGTCCGCGCCGCCGCCGACCACGCCGCGTTCGTCGCGGCCGTCCGCGAGGCCCTGGAGCACGGCGCGCCCCAGCCCGCGGACCAGCTCCGCGCGTCCGTGCTGCCGTACTCCTGGCTCTCCCGCGCGGGCGTGCTCCGCGAACTCGCCGAGGGCGCCCGCACCACCCCGCATCACCCCACCGCCGGGTGA
- a CDS encoding serine/threonine-protein kinase, translated as MGDYPLLAMLGRGAMGSVYLARSRGGRPLAVKVARPELADNPQFRERFRREVEMARAVGGFWTAIVVDADPEADRPWMATEYVPGPNLQQVVVDQGPLPQKAVRRLAGGLAEALIAIHGAGLVHRDLKPSNVLLADDGPRVIDFGIARALEHSALTEAGIVFGTPGYLSPEQVVGEPVGPQSDVFALGSVLVFAATGEGPFGEGSTSALVYRVVHQEPDLSKVPPGLVPLIVPMLVRDPANRPTPERLLEAIGTPRADGSWLPDRVRTLVEARRTELRSYPGTPGDGGVPPGPTPTLLENQPPRPEPVKPPTLALSRESAQAAAASQAVPAVPAVKPPTKPASPPATADKRGKSVKPEGTRFATSRVAGYGWSAFYGAGVGMTGIVASVNSTPDPVKFAAIVACLGLLVTAARLFADALQEPLVLDVGAEGVTVSSGGQKQLVPWYAVNRIRVESHRSRPWLVVWLKSGAKVPEPMGRGSFTPHQGGMRMYPISHERHGKRRDRDVVELRSALAWYGGAAYDPH; from the coding sequence GTGGGTGACTACCCGTTGCTGGCCATGCTGGGTCGCGGCGCGATGGGATCGGTCTACCTGGCGCGGTCCCGAGGCGGTCGCCCCCTGGCGGTGAAGGTCGCCAGGCCGGAGCTGGCCGACAACCCGCAGTTCCGCGAGCGCTTCCGCCGCGAGGTGGAGATGGCGCGCGCGGTCGGCGGGTTCTGGACCGCGATCGTCGTGGACGCCGATCCCGAGGCCGACCGGCCCTGGATGGCCACCGAGTACGTGCCCGGCCCCAACCTCCAGCAGGTCGTCGTCGACCAGGGCCCGCTGCCGCAGAAGGCCGTGCGCAGGCTCGCGGGCGGGCTCGCCGAGGCGCTCATCGCGATCCACGGCGCGGGCCTGGTGCACCGCGACCTCAAGCCGTCCAACGTCCTGCTCGCCGACGACGGCCCCCGCGTCATCGACTTCGGCATCGCCCGCGCGCTGGAGCACTCCGCGCTCACCGAGGCGGGCATCGTCTTCGGCACCCCCGGCTACCTCTCGCCCGAGCAGGTCGTCGGCGAGCCGGTCGGCCCGCAGAGCGACGTGTTCGCCCTCGGCTCCGTCCTGGTGTTCGCCGCCACCGGCGAGGGCCCGTTCGGCGAGGGCTCCACGTCCGCGCTGGTCTACCGGGTCGTCCACCAGGAGCCGGACCTGTCGAAGGTGCCTCCGGGCCTGGTGCCGCTGATCGTGCCGATGCTGGTGCGCGACCCGGCCAACCGGCCCACCCCCGAGCGCCTCCTGGAGGCCATCGGCACCCCGCGCGCGGACGGCTCCTGGCTGCCCGACCGGGTGCGCACCCTGGTGGAGGCCCGGCGCACCGAGCTGCGCTCCTACCCCGGCACCCCCGGCGACGGCGGCGTCCCACCCGGTCCCACGCCCACCCTGCTGGAGAACCAGCCGCCCCGGCCCGAGCCGGTCAAGCCGCCGACCCTGGCCCTGTCGCGGGAGAGCGCCCAGGCCGCCGCCGCGTCCCAGGCGGTCCCGGCCGTCCCGGCGGTCAAGCCGCCCACCAAGCCCGCCTCGCCGCCCGCGACCGCCGACAAGCGCGGCAAGTCGGTCAAGCCCGAGGGCACCCGCTTCGCCACCTCGCGCGTCGCGGGCTACGGCTGGTCCGCGTTCTACGGCGCGGGCGTCGGCATGACCGGCATCGTCGCCTCGGTGAACAGCACGCCGGACCCGGTCAAGTTCGCCGCCATCGTGGCCTGCCTCGGCCTGCTGGTGACGGCGGCCAGGCTGTTCGCGGACGCCCTGCAGGAGCCGCTCGTGCTGGACGTCGGCGCCGAGGGCGTCACGGTGTCCAGCGGCGGGCAGAAGCAGCTCGTGCCCTGGTACGCGGTCAACCGCATCCGGGTCGAGTCGCACCGCAGCAGGCCGTGGCTGGTGGTGTGGCTCAAGAGCGGCGCGAAGGTGCCCGAGCCCATGGGCCGGGGGAGCTTCACCCCGCACCAGGGCGGGATGCGGATGTACCCGATCTCGCACGAGCGGCACGGCAAGCGGCGCGACCGCGACGTGGTCGAGCTGCGCTCGGCGCTCGCCTGGTACGGCGGCGCCGCGTACGACCCGCACTGA
- a CDS encoding methyl-accepting chemotaxis protein — protein sequence MRVRDLSVGKRLGLSFASLSALIAVAAGVGWLGLSEEADTQQRLDHLQLVRDDIKGVAYRAADVSGWQGLVVADVGAFGPTYALGEQGYNRKGELAAKDAVYTELSAARTEYLTDSERALFAQLKPAWDDFFSWDTKVMQWAASDGPAGLAEAMTSINGGDASKAYGQVLAIAADLDKSVNARVDALRADAATAREHNLLVLLGALVVALVLAVFLGLRATRSVVRPLGDVVGALDRLADGDLTARVEVDRRDELGRLGGALNRTSDSLRGTVGSLRDHAHSLADASAELDRTATRISGSAGSASDRADAASGAATQVSGDVDAVTQGTDEMGIAIREVSKNAGEAVAVAAEAVAVAERTNTTVARLGASSTEIAEVVKVITSIAEQTNLLALNATIEAARAGDAGKGFAVVASEVKELAQETARATEDITRRVQVIQEDTSGAVEAIASIASIIDRISGFQTVIAAAVEEQTATTGEIARRVAQAAEGSRDIASNIAGVADAAASTTRDVDESRRAASELNRMSGQLQELVGRFRLS from the coding sequence GTGCGCGTCCGAGATCTGAGCGTTGGCAAGAGGCTCGGCCTCTCGTTCGCCTCCCTGTCCGCCCTGATCGCCGTCGCCGCGGGCGTCGGCTGGCTCGGCCTCAGCGAGGAGGCCGACACGCAGCAGCGCCTCGACCACCTCCAGCTCGTCCGGGACGACATCAAGGGCGTCGCCTACCGCGCCGCCGACGTCTCCGGCTGGCAGGGCCTCGTGGTCGCCGACGTCGGCGCGTTCGGCCCCACCTACGCCCTCGGCGAGCAGGGCTACAACCGCAAGGGCGAGCTGGCCGCCAAGGACGCCGTCTACACCGAGCTGTCCGCCGCCCGCACCGAGTACCTCACCGACTCCGAGCGCGCCCTGTTCGCGCAGCTGAAGCCCGCGTGGGACGACTTCTTCTCCTGGGACACCAAGGTCATGCAGTGGGCGGCCTCCGACGGCCCCGCCGGCCTCGCCGAGGCCATGACCAGCATCAACGGCGGTGACGCGTCCAAGGCGTACGGCCAGGTGCTGGCGATCGCCGCCGACCTGGACAAGTCCGTCAACGCCCGCGTCGACGCCCTCCGCGCCGACGCCGCCACCGCCCGCGAGCACAACCTGCTGGTGCTGCTGGGCGCGCTCGTCGTCGCCCTCGTGCTGGCCGTCTTCCTCGGCCTGCGCGCCACCCGCTCGGTGGTGCGCCCGCTCGGCGACGTCGTCGGCGCGCTCGACCGGCTCGCCGACGGCGACCTGACCGCCCGCGTCGAGGTCGACCGCCGCGACGAGCTGGGCAGGCTCGGCGGCGCGCTCAACCGCACCTCCGACTCGCTGCGCGGCACCGTCGGCTCGCTGCGCGACCACGCGCACTCGCTCGCCGACGCCTCCGCCGAGCTGGACCGGACCGCCACCCGCATCTCCGGGTCGGCGGGCAGCGCCAGCGACCGCGCGGACGCCGCCAGCGGCGCCGCGACCCAGGTGTCCGGCGACGTCGACGCCGTCACCCAGGGCACCGACGAGATGGGCATCGCGATCCGCGAGGTGTCCAAGAACGCGGGCGAGGCCGTCGCCGTGGCCGCCGAGGCGGTCGCCGTGGCCGAGCGCACCAACACCACCGTCGCCCGGCTGGGCGCGTCGTCCACCGAGATCGCCGAGGTGGTCAAGGTGATCACCTCGATCGCCGAGCAGACCAACCTGCTGGCGCTGAACGCCACCATCGAGGCGGCGCGCGCGGGCGACGCGGGCAAGGGCTTCGCCGTGGTGGCCAGCGAGGTCAAGGAGCTGGCGCAGGAGACCGCCCGCGCCACCGAGGACATCACCCGGCGCGTGCAGGTCATCCAGGAGGACACCTCCGGCGCCGTCGAGGCCATCGCGAGCATCGCCTCGATCATCGACCGGATCAGCGGCTTCCAGACCGTGATCGCCGCCGCCGTCGAGGAGCAGACCGCGACCACCGGCGAGATCGCGCGCCGCGTCGCGCAGGCCGCCGAGGGCAGCAGGGACATCGCGTCGAACATCGCGGGCGTCGCGGACGCCGCCGCGTCGACCACCCGCGACGTGGACGAGTCCCGCCGCGCGGCCTCCGAGCTGAACCGCATGAGCGGGCAGCTGCAGGAGCTGGTCGGGCGCTTCCGGCTCTCCTGA
- a CDS encoding enoyl-CoA hydratase/isomerase family protein: MPEQLVRVARDAAGLAVLTVDAPPLNLYTAELRELLADAVDDLAARPARALLVRTEGRVVSGGVDVALFAEQDGPEAAEALLDEMIDLTERVAELPFPTVFAAHGLCLTWAFEVALACDVLLAARSAEFGLVERVIGMTPAMGGTQRLAARAGVGRAKELVMTGERYPAEVLERWNVVNRVLPDEGFDEAALAFAQSLAAGPTRAHAATKRVLAHYEAGGVAQADEHVATIAAGLFATEDLRGAVRSFLADGPGRATFAGR; encoded by the coding sequence GTGCCTGAGCAACTGGTCCGCGTGGCGCGGGACGCGGCGGGGCTGGCCGTGCTGACGGTCGACGCTCCCCCGCTGAACCTCTACACCGCCGAGTTGCGCGAGCTGCTCGCCGACGCCGTGGACGACCTGGCGGCGCGACCGGCGCGGGCGCTGCTGGTGCGGACCGAGGGCCGGGTGGTCAGCGGCGGCGTCGACGTCGCCCTGTTCGCCGAGCAGGACGGCCCCGAGGCGGCCGAGGCGCTGCTCGACGAGATGATCGACCTCACCGAGCGGGTGGCCGAGCTGCCCTTCCCCACCGTCTTCGCCGCCCACGGGCTGTGCCTGACCTGGGCGTTCGAGGTGGCGCTGGCGTGCGACGTGCTGCTCGCGGCGCGCAGCGCGGAGTTCGGGCTGGTCGAGCGGGTCATCGGCATGACGCCCGCGATGGGCGGCACCCAGCGGCTCGCGGCGCGGGCCGGGGTCGGGCGGGCCAAGGAGCTGGTGATGACCGGCGAGCGCTACCCGGCCGAGGTGCTGGAGCGGTGGAACGTGGTCAACCGGGTGCTGCCCGACGAGGGCTTCGACGAAGCGGCGCTGGCGTTCGCGCAGTCGCTGGCGGCGGGGCCGACGCGCGCGCACGCGGCCACCAAGCGGGTGCTCGCGCACTACGAGGCTGGTGGGGTGGCGCAGGCCGACGAGCACGTGGCGACGATCGCGGCGGGGCTGTTCGCGACCGAGGACCTGCGGGGCGCGGTGCGCTCGTTCCTGGCCGACGGGCCGGGGAGGGCGACGTTCGCGGGGCGGTGA
- a CDS encoding GNAT family N-acetyltransferase, with protein sequence MGNWSVRPVDPFGDTASALVRAYLHDIVSRYHGRPATEAEVDLAIADDPTDDLTGFLAAEVAGEPVGCAAFRMVTEDTVELKRVHVLREHRGQGLGRALVEAVERAARDLGARQARLDTRSDLIEARAMYAALGYREVEPFNDDPYAHHWFGKRL encoded by the coding sequence ATGGGGAATTGGTCCGTTCGGCCCGTCGACCCGTTCGGCGACACCGCTTCCGCCCTGGTGCGGGCCTACTTGCACGACATCGTCTCCCGGTACCACGGCAGGCCTGCCACCGAGGCGGAGGTGGACCTGGCGATCGCGGACGACCCGACCGACGACCTGACCGGGTTCCTCGCCGCCGAGGTGGCCGGTGAGCCGGTCGGCTGCGCCGCCTTCCGGATGGTGACGGAGGACACGGTTGAGCTGAAGCGAGTCCACGTCCTGCGGGAACACCGGGGTCAGGGGCTCGGGAGGGCCCTGGTGGAGGCCGTCGAGCGGGCCGCCCGCGACCTCGGCGCGCGACAGGCGCGTTTGGACACCAGGAGCGACCTGATCGAGGCCAGGGCCATGTACGCGGCGCTCGGGTACCGCGAGGTCGAGCCCTTCAACGACGACCCCTACGCCCACCACTGGTTCGGAAAGCGGCTATAG
- a CDS encoding LuxR C-terminal-related transcriptional regulator codes for MRRSIHLAHREYWRPLAEQGVLVGTGPWADGSGVLLVCQVPDEAAARDLVRGDPYVRSQSVAEVRIRQWHVLLGLPDHERVPSVVRPRDGQSADRSKEPLTPHEHRIALMMLEGMTNRQIAEHFSVSTRAVELHITRIYRKLDIGRRAQLAAAMPWGQRSYL; via the coding sequence GTGCGCAGATCGATTCACCTCGCGCACCGCGAATACTGGCGACCGCTCGCCGAGCAGGGCGTGCTGGTCGGCACCGGGCCGTGGGCCGACGGCAGCGGAGTGCTGCTCGTCTGCCAGGTGCCGGACGAGGCGGCGGCGCGCGATCTTGTGCGCGGCGACCCCTACGTCCGGTCCCAGTCGGTGGCCGAGGTGCGGATCAGGCAGTGGCACGTGCTGCTCGGCCTGCCCGACCACGAGCGGGTCCCGTCCGTGGTCCGACCTCGCGACGGCCAGAGCGCCGATCGCTCGAAGGAGCCGCTCACGCCGCACGAGCACCGCATCGCGCTGATGATGCTGGAGGGCATGACCAACCGGCAGATCGCCGAGCACTTCTCGGTGTCCACCCGCGCGGTCGAGCTCCACATCACCCGCATCTACCGCAAGCTCGACATCGGTCGACGGGCGCAGCTCGCCGCGGCCATGCCGTGGGGTCAGCGCTCCTACCTGTAG
- a CDS encoding PaaI family thioesterase — translation MTSIQERLYPELPCFGCGQANPKGLRLRSYRGEGGLVTAAFTPWPEHDNGLGHLNGGVIGTVLDCHSAAAVMAEADERGWRPLGGAALAYVTAGLDVRYLRPAPLTEEVELRAAVVEASEAQITAEVSLWWDGKPRAEAVALWKRWRPRS, via the coding sequence GTGACCAGCATCCAGGAACGGCTCTACCCGGAACTGCCCTGCTTCGGCTGCGGCCAGGCCAACCCCAAGGGGCTGCGCCTGCGCAGCTACCGGGGAGAGGGCGGGCTGGTCACCGCGGCGTTCACGCCGTGGCCGGAGCACGACAACGGTCTCGGCCACCTGAACGGCGGCGTGATCGGCACGGTGCTGGACTGCCACAGCGCGGCGGCGGTGATGGCCGAGGCCGACGAGCGCGGCTGGCGACCGCTGGGCGGCGCCGCGCTGGCCTACGTGACGGCGGGCCTGGACGTGCGCTACCTGCGGCCCGCGCCGCTGACCGAGGAGGTCGAGCTGCGCGCGGCGGTGGTGGAGGCGTCCGAGGCGCAGATCACCGCCGAGGTGTCCCTGTGGTGGGACGGCAAGCCGCGCGCGGAGGCCGTGGCGCTGTGGAAGCGCTGGCGGCCCCGCTCCTGA
- a CDS encoding SRPBCC family protein yields the protein MIEVKLHVPATPDEVFAVLADGWSYAGWVVGASHIRQVDTGWPRVGTRIHHSLGAWPVQVKDTSTARAGEPGRFLELDAGLWPLGQARIRLELTEVAGGTDVLMAEEITKGPLSLLPKPAQALFLAPRNRESLRRLAALAVRRENGAGL from the coding sequence GTGATCGAGGTGAAGCTGCACGTCCCCGCCACGCCCGACGAGGTGTTCGCGGTGCTGGCCGACGGCTGGTCCTACGCGGGCTGGGTGGTCGGCGCGTCCCACATCCGGCAGGTGGACACCGGGTGGCCCCGCGTGGGCACCCGCATCCACCACAGCCTCGGCGCCTGGCCGGTGCAGGTGAAGGACACCAGCACCGCCCGCGCGGGCGAGCCAGGCCGGTTCCTGGAGCTGGACGCGGGCCTGTGGCCGCTGGGGCAGGCCAGGATCAGGCTGGAGCTGACCGAGGTCGCGGGCGGCACCGACGTGCTCATGGCCGAGGAGATCACCAAGGGCCCGCTCAGCCTGCTGCCCAAGCCCGCGCAGGCGCTGTTCCTGGCGCCGAGGAACCGGGAGAGCCTGCGCAGGCTCGCCGCGCTGGCCGTCCGCAGGGAGAACGGCGCCGGCCTCTGA
- a CDS encoding phytoene desaturase family protein, with translation MLGSAGDEVDVVVVGAGPNGLVAAALLADAGWDVAVLEAGDRPGGAVRTEEFVAPGFRSDVFSSFYPLGAGSPVIAGLGLEEHGLRWRRAPEVLAHVLPDDRVAVLSDEVGRTAASLEAFGAGDGQAWRDEFALWERVRERLLDALLRPFPPVRAGAGLLGALGAGDALRLVRSLVLSVRAFGAERFTGEGGTLLLAGNAMHTDLGPDQAAGTAFGWLLSMLGQDVGYPVPEGGAGALAEALARRFGGAVHLGRPVDRIVVAGGRALGVRDAAGGFVRARKAVLADVPAPALYLDLVGAEHLPARLVSDLGAFEWDDATIKVDWALSGPIPWTAEAARRAGTVHVGGDLDGLAVGATQIACGRVPDDPFLIMGQMTTADPTRSPEGTEAAWAYTHVPRGLRWTRDGLERYADRVEAVVEARAPGFRDLVLGRVVQGPEDLKDRNPSLLGGSTNSGTAAIHQQLVFRPVPGLGRADTPVDRLYLASASAHPGGGVHGAAGANAARAALARNGLGGDGYRLLVQGLQRALYR, from the coding sequence GTGCTGGGTTCAGCGGGTGACGAGGTGGACGTGGTGGTCGTCGGGGCCGGGCCCAACGGGCTGGTCGCCGCCGCGCTGCTGGCCGACGCGGGCTGGGACGTGGCCGTCCTGGAGGCCGGGGACCGGCCCGGCGGGGCGGTGCGGACCGAGGAGTTCGTGGCCCCCGGCTTCCGCAGCGACGTCTTCAGCTCGTTCTACCCGCTGGGCGCCGGGTCGCCGGTGATCGCGGGGCTGGGGCTGGAGGAGCACGGGCTGCGGTGGCGGCGGGCGCCCGAGGTGCTGGCGCACGTGCTGCCGGACGACCGGGTCGCGGTGCTGTCGGACGAGGTGGGGCGCACGGCCGCGTCGCTGGAGGCGTTCGGCGCGGGCGACGGGCAGGCGTGGCGGGACGAGTTCGCGCTGTGGGAGCGGGTGCGCGAGCGGCTGCTGGACGCGCTGCTGCGGCCGTTCCCGCCGGTCCGGGCGGGCGCGGGGCTGCTGGGCGCGCTGGGGGCCGGTGACGCGCTGCGGCTGGTCCGCTCGCTGGTGCTGTCGGTGCGGGCGTTCGGGGCGGAGCGGTTCACCGGCGAGGGCGGGACGCTGCTGCTCGCGGGCAACGCGATGCACACCGACCTCGGGCCCGACCAGGCGGCGGGCACGGCGTTCGGGTGGCTGCTGTCGATGCTCGGGCAGGACGTGGGCTACCCGGTGCCGGAGGGCGGCGCGGGGGCGCTGGCGGAGGCGCTGGCGCGGCGGTTCGGCGGGGCGGTGCACCTGGGGCGGCCGGTGGACCGGATCGTCGTGGCGGGCGGCCGGGCGCTGGGCGTGCGGGACGCGGCGGGCGGGTTCGTGCGGGCGCGCAAGGCCGTGCTGGCGGACGTCCCGGCGCCCGCGCTGTACCTGGACCTGGTCGGGGCCGAGCACCTGCCCGCGCGACTGGTGTCGGACCTGGGGGCGTTCGAGTGGGACGACGCGACGATCAAGGTGGACTGGGCGCTGTCCGGGCCGATCCCGTGGACCGCCGAGGCCGCCCGCCGGGCCGGGACCGTGCACGTCGGCGGCGACCTGGACGGGCTGGCGGTGGGCGCGACGCAGATCGCCTGCGGCCGGGTGCCCGACGACCCGTTCCTGATCATGGGCCAGATGACGACCGCCGACCCGACCCGCTCCCCGGAGGGGACGGAGGCGGCGTGGGCCTACACGCACGTGCCGCGCGGGCTGAGGTGGACGCGCGACGGGCTGGAGCGGTACGCGGACCGGGTCGAGGCGGTCGTGGAGGCGCGCGCGCCGGGGTTCCGGGACCTGGTGCTGGGGCGGGTCGTGCAGGGGCCTGAGGACCTGAAGGACCGCAACCCGAGCCTGCTGGGCGGGTCGACCAACTCCGGGACGGCGGCGATCCACCAGCAGCTGGTGTTCCGGCCGGTGCCGGGGCTGGGGCGGGCGGACACGCCGGTCGACCGGCTGTACCTGGCGAGCGCGTCGGCGCACCCCGGCGGCGGGGTGCACGGCGCGGCGGGCGCGAACGCGGCGCGGGCGGCGCTGGCCCGCAACGGGCTGGGCGGCGACGGGTACCGGCTGCTGGTGCAGGGGCTGCAGCGGGCGCTGTACCGGTAG